A region of Thermus caldifontis DNA encodes the following proteins:
- a CDS encoding alpha/beta hydrolase: MDAKRILLLFLAAAFLLALGVVGVAHYFLRPLKAEGLAQAVLEQGGLEVQEAPYGLELIPKTPKALLAFYPGARVEPLAYAPVLAPVARAGYLVVLLKVPSGIALLGKERALEAHKAYPHLPLVVGGHSLGGVVAAELAAREGLPLILFASYPEEDLSGETLPTLALYGTEDGLLPLEEARQKAQRLPKHARVVFIEGLNHAGFGAYGSQKGDRPAGRPREALWREIAEEVLLFLEGLDLTAPPPPQTLHPGSGIVGKAGAGAPPRNTSP; this comes from the coding sequence ATGGACGCTAAAAGGATCCTTCTCCTCTTCCTGGCCGCCGCCTTCCTCCTGGCCCTGGGCGTGGTGGGCGTGGCCCATTACTTTCTGAGGCCTCTCAAGGCAGAAGGCCTGGCTCAGGCCGTCTTGGAGCAAGGGGGCCTCGAGGTGCAGGAGGCCCCGTATGGCCTTGAGCTCATCCCCAAGACCCCCAAGGCCCTCCTGGCCTTTTACCCGGGGGCCCGGGTGGAACCCCTGGCCTACGCCCCGGTCCTGGCCCCCGTGGCCCGGGCGGGGTACCTGGTGGTCCTCCTTAAGGTGCCCTCCGGCATCGCCCTTTTGGGCAAGGAACGGGCGTTGGAGGCCCATAAGGCCTACCCCCACCTGCCCCTGGTGGTGGGAGGGCATAGCCTAGGGGGCGTGGTTGCCGCAGAGCTGGCCGCCCGGGAGGGGCTTCCCCTTATCCTTTTCGCCAGCTACCCCGAGGAGGACCTAAGCGGGGAAACCCTCCCCACCCTGGCCCTCTACGGCACCGAGGATGGCCTTCTGCCCCTCGAGGAAGCCCGACAAAAGGCCCAGCGCTTACCCAAGCATGCCCGGGTGGTTTTCATAGAAGGCCTGAACCACGCGGGCTTCGGGGCCTATGGCTCCCAGAAGGGTGACCGGCCCGCGGGAAGGCCCCGGGAGGCCCTTTGGCGGGAGATTGCGGAAGAGGTGCTCCTTTTCCTGGAAGGCTTGGACCTTACCGCACCACCCCCACCCCAGACCCTCCATCCGGGAAGTGGTATAGTGGGGAAAGCCGGGGCGGGCGCCCCCCCTCGGAACACTTCCCCCTAA
- the acnA gene encoding aconitate hydratase AcnA, which translates to MKDSFQTLKTLNTPSGTYAYFDLTELERKGLAEVSRLPFSIRIMLESLLRNEDGYQVTKEDIEALARWTPEPGEINVPLKLARVILQDFTGVPAVVDLAAMRDAVAERGGDPRRINPVVPADLVIDHSVQVDAFGTAYAFFYNVEKEYERNRERYLLLKWAQGALENFRVVPPGTGIVHQVNLEYLAKVVMTQQVEGLTLAFPDSLVGTDSHTTMVNGLGVLGWGVGGIEAEAVMLGQPYYMLAPKVVGFKLYGELPEGATATDLVLTITEILRKHGVVGKFVEFYGPGVARLSLADRATIANMAPEYGATMGFFPVDEETLNYLRLTGRPEELVELVEAYTKAVGLFRTPEAEEKVRYSETLELDLSTVEPSLAGPKRPQDRVALREVKGSFLAHLTKPVKERGFGLGPDQLGKKVLVKRHDEEFELAHGSVVIAAITSCTNTSNPTVMLGAGLLAKKAVEAGLDTKPWVKSSLAPGSKVVTDYLEASGLLPFLEALRFHVVGYGCTTCIGNSGPLPEDIAKAVEEGNLVVAAVLSGNRNFEGRINPHVKANYLASPMLVVAYALAGRMDIDFTQEPLGHDPNGKPVYLKDIWPSMEEIREAMAKTLDPELFKKEYAKVFEGDERWQGLPAPTGELFGWDPESTYIQKPPFFQNLGQHRVGDIRGARVLLVLGDSVTTDHISPAGAIPVKSPAGQYLISKGVKPEDFNSYGSRRGNHQVMMRGTFANIRIKNLMLDGVEGGYAKKLPEGEVDFVYHVAMRYQEEGTPLLVIAGKEYGTGSSRDWAAKGTFLLGIKAVLAESFERIHRSNLVGMGVLPLEFLPGENRETLGLTGYEVYDILGLQDLTPRKKVEVVARREDGTEVRFQATARLDTPVEVDYYRNGGILQTVLLNMLKEAKAQ; encoded by the coding sequence ATGAAGGATAGTTTCCAAACACTTAAGACCCTTAACACCCCAAGCGGCACCTACGCCTACTTCGACCTTACGGAACTGGAGAGGAAGGGCCTTGCCGAGGTAAGCCGGCTCCCCTTCTCCATCCGTATCATGCTGGAAAGCCTCCTGAGAAACGAGGACGGCTACCAGGTAACCAAGGAGGACATAGAGGCCCTGGCCCGCTGGACTCCAGAGCCGGGGGAGATCAACGTGCCCCTGAAGCTGGCCCGCGTCATCCTGCAGGACTTCACCGGGGTGCCGGCGGTGGTGGACCTGGCGGCCATGCGGGACGCCGTGGCCGAGCGGGGCGGGGACCCCAGGCGCATCAACCCCGTGGTGCCTGCCGATCTGGTCATCGACCACTCGGTGCAGGTGGATGCCTTCGGCACCGCCTACGCCTTCTTTTACAACGTGGAAAAGGAGTACGAAAGGAACCGGGAGCGCTACCTCCTCCTCAAGTGGGCCCAAGGGGCCCTGGAAAACTTCCGGGTGGTGCCCCCCGGCACCGGCATCGTTCACCAGGTGAACCTGGAGTACCTGGCCAAGGTGGTGATGACCCAGCAGGTGGAGGGCCTCACCCTGGCCTTCCCCGATAGCCTGGTGGGCACCGACAGCCACACCACCATGGTGAACGGCCTGGGTGTTTTGGGCTGGGGCGTGGGGGGCATAGAGGCCGAGGCGGTGATGCTGGGACAGCCCTACTACATGCTGGCCCCGAAGGTGGTGGGCTTTAAGCTTTACGGGGAGCTTCCCGAAGGGGCCACGGCCACCGACTTAGTCCTCACCATCACCGAGATCCTGCGCAAACACGGGGTGGTGGGCAAGTTCGTGGAGTTCTACGGCCCAGGGGTGGCCAGGCTCTCCCTGGCGGACCGGGCCACCATCGCCAACATGGCCCCCGAGTACGGGGCCACCATGGGCTTCTTCCCCGTGGACGAGGAAACCCTGAACTACCTTAGGCTCACGGGCCGCCCCGAGGAGCTGGTGGAGCTGGTGGAAGCCTACACCAAGGCGGTAGGGCTTTTCCGCACCCCCGAGGCCGAGGAAAAGGTCCGCTACTCGGAAACCCTGGAGCTGGACCTCTCCACGGTGGAGCCCTCCCTGGCCGGCCCCAAAAGGCCCCAGGACCGGGTGGCCCTTAGGGAGGTGAAGGGAAGCTTCCTCGCCCACCTCACCAAGCCGGTGAAGGAACGGGGGTTTGGGCTTGGGCCAGACCAGCTTGGCAAGAAGGTCCTGGTCAAGCGGCACGACGAGGAGTTTGAGCTCGCCCACGGCTCGGTGGTTATCGCCGCCATCACCAGCTGCACCAACACCTCCAACCCCACGGTGATGCTGGGAGCCGGGCTTTTGGCCAAGAAGGCGGTGGAGGCGGGGCTGGACACCAAGCCCTGGGTGAAAAGCTCCCTGGCCCCAGGTTCCAAGGTGGTCACGGACTACCTGGAAGCCAGCGGGCTTTTGCCCTTCCTCGAGGCCCTGCGCTTCCACGTGGTGGGCTACGGGTGCACCACCTGCATCGGCAACTCCGGTCCCCTGCCCGAGGACATCGCCAAGGCGGTGGAGGAGGGGAACCTGGTGGTGGCCGCGGTGCTCTCCGGGAACCGCAACTTCGAAGGGCGCATCAACCCCCACGTGAAGGCCAACTACCTGGCAAGCCCCATGCTGGTGGTGGCCTACGCCCTGGCAGGGCGGATGGACATCGACTTCACCCAGGAACCCCTGGGCCACGACCCCAACGGCAAGCCCGTCTACCTCAAGGACATCTGGCCCTCCATGGAGGAGATCCGGGAGGCCATGGCCAAGACCCTGGACCCCGAGCTCTTCAAGAAGGAGTACGCCAAGGTCTTTGAGGGGGATGAGCGCTGGCAGGGCCTACCCGCCCCCACCGGGGAGCTTTTCGGCTGGGACCCCGAGAGCACCTACATCCAAAAGCCCCCCTTCTTCCAGAACCTGGGCCAGCACCGGGTGGGGGATATCCGGGGGGCCCGGGTGCTTCTGGTCCTAGGGGATTCCGTGACCACCGACCACATCTCCCCCGCCGGGGCCATCCCCGTGAAGAGCCCGGCGGGCCAGTACCTGATCTCCAAGGGGGTCAAGCCGGAGGACTTCAACTCCTACGGCTCCCGGCGGGGCAACCACCAGGTGATGATGCGGGGCACCTTCGCCAACATCCGCATCAAGAACCTGATGCTGGATGGGGTGGAAGGGGGCTATGCGAAGAAGCTTCCCGAAGGCGAGGTGGATTTCGTCTACCACGTGGCCATGCGCTACCAGGAGGAGGGCACACCCCTTTTGGTGATCGCCGGTAAGGAGTACGGCACGGGCAGTAGCCGCGACTGGGCCGCCAAGGGCACCTTCCTCCTGGGCATCAAGGCGGTGCTGGCGGAAAGCTTTGAAAGGATCCACCGCTCCAACCTGGTGGGGATGGGGGTCCTGCCCCTGGAGTTCTTGCCCGGGGAGAACCGGGAAACCCTGGGCCTCACGGGCTACGAGGTCTACGACATCCTAGGCCTTCAGGACCTAACCCCCCGCAAAAAGGTGGAGGTGGTGGCGAGAAGGGAAGACGGCACGGAGGTTCGCTTCCAGGCCACCGCCCGCCTGGACACCCCGGTGGAGGTGGACTACTACAGGAACGGGGGCATCCTCCAAACCGTGCTCCTCAACATGCTGAAGGAGGCCAAGGCCCAGTAG
- the atpD gene encoding V-type ATP synthase subunit D, translating to MSQVSPTRMNLLQRRGQMRLAQKGVDLLKKKRDALVAEFFGLVREALEARKALNQAAQEAYGALILAQAFDGPEAVAAAALGVRPLEKVEAEVENVWGSKVPRLRVTFSDGALLSPVGTPAYTLEAARAFRRYAEALIQVANTETRLKKIGEEIKKTTRRVNALEQVVIPGIRSQIRFIQQVLEQREREDTFRLKRIKGKIEAREAEEGGRPNPHLEIGAGL from the coding sequence ATGAGCCAGGTAAGCCCCACCCGCATGAACCTTCTGCAGCGGCGCGGCCAGATGCGCCTGGCGCAGAAGGGGGTGGACCTCCTCAAGAAGAAGCGGGATGCCTTGGTGGCGGAGTTCTTCGGCCTGGTGCGGGAGGCCCTCGAGGCCCGCAAGGCCCTGAACCAGGCGGCCCAGGAAGCCTACGGGGCCTTGATCCTGGCCCAGGCCTTTGACGGGCCGGAGGCGGTGGCCGCGGCGGCCCTGGGGGTGCGTCCCTTGGAAAAGGTGGAGGCGGAGGTGGAAAACGTCTGGGGGAGCAAGGTGCCCAGGCTTAGGGTCACCTTTTCCGATGGGGCCCTTCTTTCCCCGGTGGGCACCCCCGCCTACACCCTGGAGGCCGCCCGGGCCTTCCGCCGTTACGCCGAGGCCCTGATCCAGGTGGCCAACACGGAAACCCGCCTCAAGAAGATCGGGGAGGAGATCAAGAAGACCACCCGCCGGGTGAACGCCCTGGAGCAGGTGGTGATCCCCGGGATCCGCTCCCAGATCCGCTTCATCCAGCAGGTCCTGGAGCAACGGGAAAGGGAGGATACCTTCCGCTTAAAGCGCATCAAGGGCAAGATTGAGGCCCGGGAGGCGGAGGAGGGGGGCCGCCCCAACCCCCATCTGGAGATCGGCGCAGGGCTTTAG